The Falco peregrinus isolate bFalPer1 chromosome 9, bFalPer1.pri, whole genome shotgun sequence genome includes a window with the following:
- the LOC101918824 gene encoding olfactory receptor 5AR1-like isoform X1, with translation MLILWFSASLLSYSTGVTMTVKGNCTPSAEFVLSAFSTQGNVQAVLFMVFLVIYLITLLGNLGMLVLIRLDAQLHTPMYFFLSSLSFLDICYSSSITPRLLSDLLAERKVISYSACLLQFFFFAVFATTECYLLAAMAYDRYVAICSPLLYASSMSSRVCASLVAGSYLAGIMNATIHTGLALRLSFCGSNTINHFYCEGPPLYAISCTEPTINEMMMFVVVGFNLFVTSLTILISYTYILATILRVRSAAGKHKAFSTCASHLTAVTLFYGSALSMYSRPSSRHSQDLDKVASVFYTVVTPMLNPLIYSLRNQDVKDVLRRVMEKKHPSDR, from the coding sequence ATGCTGATTCTGTGGTTCTCTGCATCTCTGCTTTCCTACAGCACCGGTGTTACTATGACGGTGAAAGGAAATTGCACCCCCAGCGCTGAATTTGTTCTCTCGGCGTTCTCAACACAAGGGAATGTCCAGGCTGTCCTCTTCATGGTCTTCTTGGTGATCTACTTGATCACTCTGCTGGGGAATCTGGGGATGCTCGTGCTGATCAGGCTGGATGCCCAGCTtcacacccccatgtacttcttcctgAGCAGCCTGTCCTTCTTGGACATCTGCTATTCCTCCTCAATCACCCCCAGACTGCTCTCAGATCTCCTAGCAGAGAGGAAGGTCATTTCTTACTCGGCATGCCtcctacaattttttttctttgcgGTCTTTGCCACCACTGAGTGCTACCTCTTGGCTGCCATGGCATATGACCGCTACGTGGCCATCTGCAGCCCGCTGCTCTACGCCAGCTCCATGTCCAGCAGAGTCTGTGCATCACTGGTAGCTGGCTCGTACCTTGCTGGGATCATGAACGCCACTATCCACACGGGGCTGGCACTGCGGCTGTCCTTCTGTGGGTCCAACACCATCAACCACTTCTACTGCGAGGGGCCCCCGCTTTACGCCATCTCTTGCACGGAGCCCACCATCAATGAGATGATGATGTTTGTTGTGGTTGGCTTCAATCTGTTTGTCACCAGCCTGACCATCCTCATCTCCTACACCTACATTCTGGCCACTATCCTGAGAGTGCGCTCGGCTGCAGGGAAACACAAAGCCTTCTCCACGTGTGCATCCCACCTGACTGCCGTGACCCTCTTCTACGGATCTGCTTTGTCCATGTACTCGCGACCCAGCTCCAGGCACTCCCAGGACCTTGACAAAGTGGCCTCTGTGTTTTACACGGTGGTGACCCCCATGctgaaccccctcatctacagccTGAGGAACCAGGACGTGAAGGATGTGCTGAGGAGAGTGATGGAGAAGAAACATCCCTCTGACAGATAG
- the LOC101918649 gene encoding olfactory receptor 5F1-like — protein MAWENWTTVTEFIFKGFTDHLDLQVTLFVVFLLFYVITVVGNLGIIAVVWLDSQLQTPMYFFLSNLSFLDLCYSSVVTPKMLLSLSSERNTVSFAGCFVQLYFYVALVTVECYLLAAMAYDRYLAICSPLCYPAAMSQELCAALLAGSYAVGFVSSLVLTVVGLRVSFCSPKVIDHFFCDGPPLFKLACSDTYLNQVLTLAFAGFHGVTTISVILISYGRILSTILRMGSVLGKRKAFGTCSSHMVVVAIFYGSLLFMYLRPSSSYSLPRDKIVSVFYTVVTPMLNPFIYSLRNQEVKRAVWQIWHKM, from the exons ATGGCTTGGGAAAACTGGACTACAGTGACAGAATTCATTTTCAAGGGGTTCACAGATCACCTTGACCTCCAGGTTACCCTCTTTGTGGTTTTCCTGCTCTTCTATGTCATCACGGTGGTGGGAAACCTTGGCATCATTGCTGTAGTCTGGCTTGATTCCCAGCTTCAGACGCCCATGTACTTCTTTCTCAGCAACTTGTCCTTCTTGGATCTCTGCTACTCCTCCGTTGTGACACCCAAAATGCTGCTGAGCCTCTCATCGGAAAGGAacactgtttcttttgctgGCTGCTTCGTACAGCTGTATTTCTATGTTGCTTTGGTAACTGTGGAGTGCTACCTCCTGGCTGCCATGGCGTACGATCGCTACCTGGCCATCTGCAGCCCCCTGTGCTACCCTGCTGCCATGTCCCAGGAGCTCTGCGCTGCCCTCTTGGCGGGGTCCTACGCTGTTGGGTTTGTCAGCTCGCTGGTGCTCACAGTGGTTGGGCTGAGGGTGTCCTTCTGCAGCCCCAAGGTCATTGACCACTTCTTCTGTGATGGGCCACCACTCTTTAAACTGGCCTGCTCTGACACTTACCTCAACCAAGTGCTGACACTCGCTTTTGCGGGCTTCCATGGGGTCACCACCATATCAGTCATCCTCATCTCCTACGGCCGCATCCTATCCACCATCCTGAGGAtgggctctgtgctgggcaAGCGCAAAGCTTTTGGGACCTGCTCATCCCACATGGTGGTTGTTGCCATCTTCTACGGGAGCCTCCTCTTCATGTACCTGCGGCCCAGCTCCAGCTACTCCCTGCCCAGGGACAAAattgtttctgtcttttacaCAGTGGTGACCCCCATGTTGAACCCCTTCATCTACAGCCTGAGGAACCAGGAGGTGAAGAGAGCT GTGTGGCAGATATGGCACAAGATGTAG
- the LOC101910551 gene encoding olfactory receptor 1052-like: MAQQNHTSVAEFVLEGLSDRVEMKAALFVLLLLIYTITLLGNTGIIIVIQGHPQLHTSMYFFLGSLSVVDICFSSVIAPRTLVNFLVERKTISFVGCMGQAFFYIVFVTAECFLLAAMAYDRYVAICNPLLYSAVMTPGLCMWLVVGSYIGGVLNAIIQMTFIIRLPFCRSNVINHFFCDVPPLLALSCASTYINEIILFSLAGIIELSTISIILVSYIFISFAILRIRSAEGRQKALSTCVSHLTVVTMLYGTTIFMYLRPSSSYSLNTDKVVSVFYTVVIPMLNPLIYSLRNKEVKDALRRTAERITVRL; encoded by the coding sequence ATGGCCCAGCAGAATCACACCTCAGTGGCAGAGTTTGTTCTTGAGGGCCTGAGTGACCGAGTGGAGATGAAGGCAGCCCTCTTTGTGCTGTTGCTGCTCATTTACACCATCACACTTTTGGGCAACACAGGGATAATTATCGTCATCCAAGGTCACCCACAGCTCCATACAtccatgtacttcttccttgGCAGCCTCTCCGTTGTTGACATCTGCTTCTCCTCTGTGATTGCCCCCAGGACCTTGGTGAACTTCCTAGTGGAGAGGAAGACCATTTCCTTTGTCGGCTGCATGGGCCAAGCCTTCTTCTACATTGTCTTTGTGACAGCCGAGTGTTTCCTGCTGGCTGCCATGGCATATGACCGGTACGTCGCCATCTGCAACCCCCTGCTCTATTCTGCTGTTATGACTCCGGGGCTTTGCATGTGGCTGGTGGTGGGGTCCTACATCGGGGGTGTCCTGAACGCCATCATACAGATGACCTTCATCATCAGGCTGCCCTTCTGCAGGTCCAACGTCATCAACCACTTCTTCTGCGATGTTCCTCCcctcctggctctgtcctgtgCCAGCACTTACATCAATGAGATCATCCTCTTCTCCTTGGCCGGCATCATTGAGCTCAGCACCATCTCCATCATTCTGGTCTCCTACATCTTCATCTCCTTCGCCATCCTGAGGATCCGTTCAGCTGAAGGCAGGCAAAAAGCCCTCTCCACCTGTGTGTCCCACCTGACAGTGGTGACCATGTTGTATGGGACGACCATCTTCATGTATCTACGCCCCAGCTCTAGTTACTCCCTGAACACCGACAAAGTGGTCTCCGTCTTCTACACGGTGGTGATCCCCATGctgaaccccctcatctacagccTGAGGAACAAGGAGGTGAAGGATGCTCTAAGGAGAACAGCAGAAAGGATCACAGTCAGGCTCTGA